Within Candidatus Chlorohelix allophototropha, the genomic segment GGAAGAATTATGGCTATCTTGAGAGAGCCGGGCTTCAAGGGTTTGAATACGTTCTATCAGTTGGGCAATCAAAGCTGCCTGTGAAGCGGCTTTAGCTTCAAGTTGGGCGTAATCGTTTTGAAGTTGGGCTAATTGCTCTTCTAATGTCATTTTATTAGTCTACCAGCCTCGTCAACTGACCCTGGCTGAATTGTTACCAATAATGGTCATTTCTTACTCAGATGGGGCAGCCAAGGTACTGGAGATGGGCAGTTTAGCTTTTCATTTGGAATAGCAGTAGACGGACAGGATAATGTTTTTATCGCTGATAGAGACAACAATCGTATCCAGAAATTTGATGGAAATGGCAGATTCCTGACCAAATGGGGTATTCAGGGAAATAGTAATGGGCAGTTTAAGAAACTAGGGGGGATAGCAACTGATAAACAGGGCAATATATATGTAGCTGATGGGTATAACAATTGCATCCAGAAGTTTGATGGGAACGGAAGATTCCTACTCAAGTGGGGTAATTATGGTAGCGGAGATGGACAATTTATCTATCGGTGGCAAATGAGAGTAGCAGTGGATGGTCAGGGCAATGTCTTCGTAACCGATTCAGGTAACAACCGCATTCAGAAGTTTGACGGGAACGGAAGATTCCTACTCAAGTGGGGTAATTATGGTAGCGGAGATGGACAATTTGATGATCCCAAAGGAGTAGCAGTGGACGGACAGGGTAATGTCTTTGTCTCTGATTCTAGCACCAATCCGAGTCAATCTAATAACGATCGCATCCAGAAATTTGACGGAAATGGCAGGTTCCTTCTTAAGTGGGGCAGCCAAGGTACTGGAGATGGGCAGTTTTACTTTCCGGATGGAATAGCAGTCGATAGACAAGATAATATTTTTGTAGCAGATAATACTGCTAGTATTCAGAAGTTTGACAAGCAAGGCCATTTCCTACTCAAGTGGGATTCTTATAACCATGACATTGCAGTGGATAGTCAAGGCAATGTTTTTTCCGTCGGTGGCAGGGAGATGTATATCCAGAAGTTTGACGGGAACGGCAAGCTCTTACTCAAGTGGGGTAGCCAGGGTAGTGTAGATGGGCAGTTTAACAATCCCAGCGGAATAGCTGTGGATGGACAGGGCAATATCTTCGTCGCTGATACTTTTAACGCTCGCATCCAAAAGTTCCGGCAGCGTTAGCGGGAAATGCCCTTATTGGCTTTTCGCAGAAAATATTTTTAGCGACAAATTTAACGCAAAGAGTGTGGATGGCTTATACTAATAACTAATCGCAGACCTTTGCGGTCTGGAGAAAGAGCAATCAGGACTGGTGGCTGTAGCCCTGATGTAGCCGGAGATGTACCCAATCTACCGGATCAGTAAGTGCAAACTTATTGCTTGTCGGGTCGCAAGACCCTGCCACGTGGTGACCCTGCCGGTACAGTCAGGGTCGCTTTTCTCGTTTCTTGGCTTCCGACGCAGTGAATAATCGATACAGGTTTAGGACACAGCAATGTTGGTGCCAGCTAGGATGAGCAGAGACATATGAATGAAACCGTCTATGCTGTAATAGAACTCGAAGCGGGCTATCAAGTAGATAAGTATATCCTTGAAGAACGGCTTGGCAGCGGCGGATTTGGTGAAGTGTGGCTGGCACGCCACCAAAACAGGAATATGGAAGGCAAGAAATATGCCGTCAAGTTCCTATCTATTCCCGATCTTAGCGTAAAGAACCGCTTTGAACGGGAAATTAAAATTCTGGCGCAGCTAGATAGCAACCCTCATATTATCAAAGCTACCGATTGCGGCGAAATCATTGGAACTATTCAGGAAATAGACAAAGCCACTGAAAAAGTTATCGGCGAATGGAAAAAGCAAATAATTCCTTTTCTGGTGATGGAGTATGCCGTAAAAGGCGATCTCTCAAAACTGGTGGGGAAAATAGCCCCTGCGGAAATAGCCGGATATTTGGCACAAATCGCCGACGGTCTGGATTTTGCCCATAAACATGGCTATATTCACCGGGACTTGAAACCGGGCAATCTGCTACGGGATAGCCAAAACGTAATAAAAATAGCCGACTTCGGGATTGCGCATGCGGAGGGAAGCACTTCAACTAGAACCGGCAGGGGCTTAGGAACTGCCACGCATATGGCGCCGGAACAATTTGAGGATGCCAAGCGGGTGGGCAATACCGTCGATATATACAGCTTGGGAGTGGTAGCCTTTCAATTACTTACAGGCAGCTTGCCATTTTTGGGCGCAAATTATGTCCAGTTGGCTAATGCCCATCTGCAGAAATCGGTACCACTTCTGAGCAAGTACCGGATGGGCTTGCCTTCCGGCTTACAAGCGGTAATCGAGAAGGCGATGGCGAAAGAGGCGAGCACCCGCTACCAAACGGCAAGAGCCTTTGCGGCGGCATTCGAGCGGGCGCTTGTACCGGAAAAGCCTGCCCCCGTAGTGCCACCCACCGAGGCTTATTCTGCGGATGCTCGGAGAGGATACCCACCCCCTAACCCGGTAAAACCGCCGCAATATGAGTACCCAAACCCATCGCCCCCAGTTTACCCACCTGTAAACCCCCGCATAGAGGCGGAAAAGCCGCGCCCCTATCAACCGCCCCAAGCAGAAAAAACCCGCCCCCCACGCCGGAGAATAAAACTGGGATGGCTAGCGGGAATCGGCTTGTTGGTGGTTGCGGTGATAGTGGCGCTGCTGACCCTGAATGCAAGCGGCGGAAGCGCTACCCCTACCCCAACAACTGAGGCTACCACAGTAGTGACTACAACCACCGCCCCTACCAAAGCGGATACCACCGCGGCAGCCACCGCTACGCCAATTGCTGCGGCTACCACAGTAGCGATTGCAACCACCGCCCCTACCAAAGCGGCTACTACTGCGCCCGCCACGACAGTAGCTACAGCAACCCCACTCCCTCCAAGCGCCTCTTTCAAACTCCTCAACACCCTCAGCGGACATTCTCACTGGGTCGAATCGGTAGCGTACAGCCCTGACGGCAAAACCCTCGCCAGCGGGAGTTTGGATAACAGCATCAAGCTGTGGGATGCGGTTACCGGCAAGGAACTGCGCACTCTCAGTGGTCACACTAGCGCTGTCGAATCGGTAGCATACAGCCCGGACGGCAAAACCCTCGCCAGTAGCGGGAGTAATGATTACAGCATCAAGCTGTGGGATGCGGTTACCGGCAAGGAACTGCGCACCCTCAGCGATCATGACTATGTCAGGTCGGTAGCGTACAGCCCTGACGGCAAAACCCTCGCCAGCGGGAGTGGGGCTAACAGCATCAAGCTGTGGGACATTGCCACGGGCAAGGAACTACGCACCCTCAGCGGTCATTCTTACGCTGTCGAATCGGTAGCGTACAGCCCTGACGGCAAAACCCTCGCCAGCGGGAGTG encodes:
- a CDS encoding WD40 repeat domain-containing serine/threonine protein kinase, encoding MNETVYAVIELEAGYQVDKYILEERLGSGGFGEVWLARHQNRNMEGKKYAVKFLSIPDLSVKNRFEREIKILAQLDSNPHIIKATDCGEIIGTIQEIDKATEKVIGEWKKQIIPFLVMEYAVKGDLSKLVGKIAPAEIAGYLAQIADGLDFAHKHGYIHRDLKPGNLLRDSQNVIKIADFGIAHAEGSTSTRTGRGLGTATHMAPEQFEDAKRVGNTVDIYSLGVVAFQLLTGSLPFLGANYVQLANAHLQKSVPLLSKYRMGLPSGLQAVIEKAMAKEASTRYQTARAFAAAFERALVPEKPAPVVPPTEAYSADARRGYPPPNPVKPPQYEYPNPSPPVYPPVNPRIEAEKPRPYQPPQAEKTRPPRRRIKLGWLAGIGLLVVAVIVALLTLNASGGSATPTPTTEATTVVTTTTAPTKADTTAAATATPIAAATTVAIATTAPTKAATTAPATTVATATPLPPSASFKLLNTLSGHSHWVESVAYSPDGKTLASGSLDNSIKLWDAVTGKELRTLSGHTSAVESVAYSPDGKTLASSGSNDYSIKLWDAVTGKELRTLSDHDYVRSVAYSPDGKTLASGSGANSIKLWDIATGKELRTLSGHSYAVESVAYSPDGKTLASGSGDNSIKLWDTATGKELRTLNGHSNSVYSVAFSPDGKTLASGSGDNSIKLWDSATGKELRILSGHSKAVYSLAFSPDGKTLASGSGDNSIKLWDSAMGKELRTLSGHSQLVKSIAFSPDGKSLASGSWDKTIKLWGVGS